Proteins encoded in a region of the Strix uralensis isolate ZFMK-TIS-50842 chromosome Z, bStrUra1, whole genome shotgun sequence genome:
- the SMN2 gene encoding survival motor neuron protein isoform X4, which yields MADRVLFRRGTGQSDDSDVWDDTALIKAYDKAVASFKNALKNGECSEPSDRQEQRLGMKRKNNKRNRNRKKSNTVPSKQWKVGDSCSAVWSEDGNLYLATIAAINQKRGTCVVTYTGYGNQEEQNLSDLLPPASDETNEDETLYSTDESEKSFQSYRNKSNCTRARFSPQNLRFPAAPAAGGLGRPGSKLGASPFFLSCWPPPFPAGPPLIPPPPPMRPDSPEEDEALGSMLIAWYMSGYHTGYYLGLKQSRMEAALEREMHAK from the exons aTGGCGGACAGGGTGCTGTTCCGGCGCGGGACCGGGCAG AGCGACGACTCGGACGTGTGGGACGACACGGCCCTCATCAAGGCGTACGACAAGGCGGTGGCCTCCTTCAAG AATGCTTTAAAGAACGGAGAGTGTTCTGAGCCTTCGGACAGACAGGAGCAGCGCCTGGggatgaagagaaaaaacaataaaaggaacagaaatagaaaaaagagCAACACAGTGCCTTCGAAACAG TGGAAAGTTGGTGACAGCTGTAGTGCTGTTTGGTCTGAGGATGGTAATCTGTACCTAGCAACTATTGCCGCCATCAATCAGAAGAGAGGCACATGTGTTGTTACTTACACAGGATATGGAAATCAGGAGGAGCAGAACCTGTCTGATCTACTTCCTCCAGCCAGCGATGAAACA AATGAAGATGAGACTCTGTATTCAACAGATGAAAGTGAAAAATCTTTCCAGTCATATCGAAACAAAAGCAACTGCACGAGAGCAAGATTCTCCCCTCAAAACCTACGTTttcctgcagcaccagcagccgGAGGCCTGGGAAGG CCTGGATCAAAACTCGGGGCATCTCCATTCTTTTTATCTTGCTGGCCCCCACCCTTCCCAGCAGGACCACCG TTGATTCCTCCTCCACCACCTATGAGGCCAGACTCTCCTGAGGAAGATGAAGCATTGGGGAGCATGTTGATAGCCTGGTACATGAGTGGTTATCACACTGGGTATTATCTG GGTTTAAAACAAAGTCGAATGGAAGCAGCACTGGAGAGAGAAATGCATGCAAAATAA
- the SMN2 gene encoding survival motor neuron protein isoform X2, which yields MADRVLFRRGTGQSDDSDVWDDTALIKAYDKAVASFKNALKNGECSEPSDRQEQRLGMKRKNNKRNRNRKKSNTVPSKQVTSPVNASGTRTWKVGDSCSAVWSEDGNLYLATIAAINQKRGTCVVTYTGYGNQEEQNLSDLLPPASDETNEDETLYSTDESEKSFQSYRNKSNCTRARFSPQNLRFPAAPAAGGLGRPGSKLGASPFFLSCWPPPFPAGPPLIPPPPPMRPDSPEEDEALGSMLIAWYMSGYHTGYYLGLKQSRMEAALEREMHAK from the exons aTGGCGGACAGGGTGCTGTTCCGGCGCGGGACCGGGCAG AGCGACGACTCGGACGTGTGGGACGACACGGCCCTCATCAAGGCGTACGACAAGGCGGTGGCCTCCTTCAAG AATGCTTTAAAGAACGGAGAGTGTTCTGAGCCTTCGGACAGACAGGAGCAGCGCCTGGggatgaagagaaaaaacaataaaaggaacagaaatagaaaaaagagCAACACAGTGCCTTCGAAACAGGTCACTTCGCCTGTAAATGCGAGTGGTACTCGTACT TGGAAAGTTGGTGACAGCTGTAGTGCTGTTTGGTCTGAGGATGGTAATCTGTACCTAGCAACTATTGCCGCCATCAATCAGAAGAGAGGCACATGTGTTGTTACTTACACAGGATATGGAAATCAGGAGGAGCAGAACCTGTCTGATCTACTTCCTCCAGCCAGCGATGAAACA AATGAAGATGAGACTCTGTATTCAACAGATGAAAGTGAAAAATCTTTCCAGTCATATCGAAACAAAAGCAACTGCACGAGAGCAAGATTCTCCCCTCAAAACCTACGTTttcctgcagcaccagcagccgGAGGCCTGGGAAGG CCTGGATCAAAACTCGGGGCATCTCCATTCTTTTTATCTTGCTGGCCCCCACCCTTCCCAGCAGGACCACCG TTGATTCCTCCTCCACCACCTATGAGGCCAGACTCTCCTGAGGAAGATGAAGCATTGGGGAGCATGTTGATAGCCTGGTACATGAGTGGTTATCACACTGGGTATTATCTG GGTTTAAAACAAAGTCGAATGGAAGCAGCACTGGAGAGAGAAATGCATGCAAAATAA
- the SMN2 gene encoding survival motor neuron protein isoform X3, which produces MADRVLFRRGTGQSDDSDVWDDTALIKAYDKAVASFKNALKNGECSEPSDRQEQRLGMKRKNNKRNRNRKKSNTVPSKQWKVGDSCSAVWSEDGNLYLATIAAINQKRGTCVVTYTGYGNQEEQNLSDLLPPASDETNEDETLYSTDESEKSFQSYRNKSNCTRARFSPQNLRFPAAPAAGGLGRPGSKLGASPFFLSCWPPPFPAGPPLIPPPPPMRPDSPEEDEALGSMLIAWYMSGYHTGYYLVCATFVLKCLCNFAFVLLLLFSARS; this is translated from the exons aTGGCGGACAGGGTGCTGTTCCGGCGCGGGACCGGGCAG AGCGACGACTCGGACGTGTGGGACGACACGGCCCTCATCAAGGCGTACGACAAGGCGGTGGCCTCCTTCAAG AATGCTTTAAAGAACGGAGAGTGTTCTGAGCCTTCGGACAGACAGGAGCAGCGCCTGGggatgaagagaaaaaacaataaaaggaacagaaatagaaaaaagagCAACACAGTGCCTTCGAAACAG TGGAAAGTTGGTGACAGCTGTAGTGCTGTTTGGTCTGAGGATGGTAATCTGTACCTAGCAACTATTGCCGCCATCAATCAGAAGAGAGGCACATGTGTTGTTACTTACACAGGATATGGAAATCAGGAGGAGCAGAACCTGTCTGATCTACTTCCTCCAGCCAGCGATGAAACA AATGAAGATGAGACTCTGTATTCAACAGATGAAAGTGAAAAATCTTTCCAGTCATATCGAAACAAAAGCAACTGCACGAGAGCAAGATTCTCCCCTCAAAACCTACGTTttcctgcagcaccagcagccgGAGGCCTGGGAAGG CCTGGATCAAAACTCGGGGCATCTCCATTCTTTTTATCTTGCTGGCCCCCACCCTTCCCAGCAGGACCACCG TTGATTCCTCCTCCACCACCTATGAGGCCAGACTCTCCTGAGGAAGATGAAGCATTGGGGAGCATGTTGATAGCCTGGTACATGAGTGGTTATCACACTGGGTATTATCTGGTATGTGCCACTTTTGTCTTGAAGTGTCTTTGtaattttgcttttgtgttgctgctgctgttctcagcaAGAAGTTAG
- the SMN2 gene encoding survival motor neuron protein isoform X1: MADRVLFRRGTGQSDDSDVWDDTALIKAYDKAVASFKNALKNGECSEPSDRQEQRLGMKRKNNKRNRNRKKSNTVPSKQVTSPVNASGTRTWKVGDSCSAVWSEDGNLYLATIAAINQKRGTCVVTYTGYGNQEEQNLSDLLPPASDETNEDETLYSTDESEKSFQSYRNKSNCTRARFSPQNLRFPAAPAAGGLGRPGSKLGASPFFLSCWPPPFPAGPPLIPPPPPMRPDSPEEDEALGSMLIAWYMSGYHTGYYLVCATFVLKCLCNFAFVLLLLFSARS, from the exons aTGGCGGACAGGGTGCTGTTCCGGCGCGGGACCGGGCAG AGCGACGACTCGGACGTGTGGGACGACACGGCCCTCATCAAGGCGTACGACAAGGCGGTGGCCTCCTTCAAG AATGCTTTAAAGAACGGAGAGTGTTCTGAGCCTTCGGACAGACAGGAGCAGCGCCTGGggatgaagagaaaaaacaataaaaggaacagaaatagaaaaaagagCAACACAGTGCCTTCGAAACAGGTCACTTCGCCTGTAAATGCGAGTGGTACTCGTACT TGGAAAGTTGGTGACAGCTGTAGTGCTGTTTGGTCTGAGGATGGTAATCTGTACCTAGCAACTATTGCCGCCATCAATCAGAAGAGAGGCACATGTGTTGTTACTTACACAGGATATGGAAATCAGGAGGAGCAGAACCTGTCTGATCTACTTCCTCCAGCCAGCGATGAAACA AATGAAGATGAGACTCTGTATTCAACAGATGAAAGTGAAAAATCTTTCCAGTCATATCGAAACAAAAGCAACTGCACGAGAGCAAGATTCTCCCCTCAAAACCTACGTTttcctgcagcaccagcagccgGAGGCCTGGGAAGG CCTGGATCAAAACTCGGGGCATCTCCATTCTTTTTATCTTGCTGGCCCCCACCCTTCCCAGCAGGACCACCG TTGATTCCTCCTCCACCACCTATGAGGCCAGACTCTCCTGAGGAAGATGAAGCATTGGGGAGCATGTTGATAGCCTGGTACATGAGTGGTTATCACACTGGGTATTATCTGGTATGTGCCACTTTTGTCTTGAAGTGTCTTTGtaattttgcttttgtgttgctgctgctgttctcagcaAGAAGTTAG